A stretch of Fusarium poae strain DAOMC 252244 chromosome 2, whole genome shotgun sequence DNA encodes these proteins:
- a CDS encoding hypothetical protein (TransMembrane:5 (n8-19c23/24o47-65i186-207o213-231i289-313o319-338i)), translating to MGDNETGAISALGALLGYVGAEAATTAPFEHLLWPQRHLANLSWRSAVMAALLMPMGGPLHKAALETFDTLHRHGLFRGAYLGHMLGTAFFKDIGWTYTMHDMGVKGIPKAVRNCIWTRAMSMLSPPQLADESKLVPSEKKEASRQTSVRALISCYHLTFSQATEEDRESSLPFVRERVNKPGPHVYLSIIAAESSAIIIGVILIGILRTPWATLWLAPLALRLISTLFAIHREPLETPQITPQNYTCDFEIHCPESNGDFIVLTGPPPLIQQFMRHYGHPCRSRIKEIIQLTIICALGCVFPAGLVASALFMPLHLQYIWFGYQIFLVAGLHIARYCQFSRQLSIDAAIAEAFTKGDRFSFYGESSLLFGHKRSGSGILRIDLKVKSYSKYADGKKAVQDLLMGDDKDIEEAIANK from the coding sequence ATGGGGGATAACGAAACCGGGGCTATCTCTGCACTTGGTGCTCTTCTCGGTTATGTCGGCGCCGAAGCTGCCACTACCGCACCATTTGAACATTTACTCTGGCCACAACGACATTTGGCAAATCTCTCATGGCGCTCAGCAGTCATGGCAGCATTGCTGATGCCCATGGGTGGTCCATTACACAAAGCGGCCTTGGAGACGTTTGATACACTACACCGCCATGGTCTTTTCCGTGGTGCCTATCTCGGACATATGCTCGGTACCGCCTTTTTTAAGGACATTGGATGGACCTACACTATGCACGACATGGGTGTCAAAGGGATACCAAAAGCAGTCAGGAACTGTATCTGGACGAGGGCTATGAGCATGTTAAGTCCTCCTCAGTTGGCTGATGAAAGCAAGCTCGTGCCATCGGAGAAAAAAGAAGCATCACGCCAGACTTCAGTCAGAGCCTTGATATCTTGCTACCATTTGACATTTAGCCAAGCCACAGAGGAAGATAGAGAATCTTCCTTACCATTTGTGCGTGAGCGCGTCAATAAGCCTGGACCCCACGTCTATCTATCGATCATCGCCGCTGAATCGTCAGCAATTATCATCGGCGTTATACTAATTGGTATATTGAGAACACCCTGGGCCACTCTGTGGCTCGCACCCTTGGCACTACGACTGATTAGCACCCTCTTCGCCATCCACCGCGAGCCACTCGAAACTCCTCAAATCACACCCCAAAACTACACTTGCGACTTCGAAATACATTGCCCCGAGTCCAACGGGGATTTCATAGTTCTTACTGGTCCACCGCCCCTTATACAGCAATTTATGCGACACTACGGCCATCCATGCCGGAGCCGCATCAAAGAGATCATCCAGCTGACTATCATCTGCGCACTGGGTTGTGTCTTTCCGGCAGGTCTAGTGGCCTCAGCACTTTTTATGCCGTTGCATCTACAATACATATGGTTCGGATATCAAATATTCCTAGTCGCAGGACTCCATATTGCACGGTACTGTCAATTCTCAAGACAGTTATCTATAGATGCAGCTATTGCAGAGGCATTTACAAAGGGCGATAGGTTCAGTTTCTATGGAGAGAGCTCATTGCTTTTCGGTCACAAACGATCAGGCTCTGGAATACTCAGGATTGATTTGAAGGTCAAGTCGTAT